The genomic DNA ATATCACCGTTTATGACGGTTCGGGCGGTGACGAAAATGAACGTCTGATGCTGGGGTTGCGACTGAGCGAGGGCATCCGCTTCGATTCTTTTTCTACTAATTTTGTTGATCAGATTAAGAAAAAGGCCTCACCGCTTGGTGATGCTGGACTGCTCACATTAGATGATATGGGCATTTCGCTGACTGCACAGGGATTTTTACTTTCTAATGCGGTAATTTCCGCTTTGCTATAGCATCATAAAACAATTTGGGGAGGGGAAACAGCATGCCGTCTGCCAAAACAGAATGGATTGCGCTTGTATATTCAGTTCCCGCCACCCCCACAAAAGCTCGCGTATTTGTCTGGCGTAAACTACGCGCACTGCGCGCGCAGACCTTACGCCCCGGTATGGCCCTTTTGCCCAACAACAAAGAGAGTTTGGCAGCGTTGGATATGTTGCGCAAAAAAATTCAGAGTTTTTCAGGCGACGCGGTGCTTCTTGAGATGAACTTTCTTAGCCCCGCTGAAAACGAGGCTATGCGCCGTCGCTTTATTCAGGCGGATGAGGACGATTTGCGCGCCGCCCTGAAGGAGTGTACCGAGCTGATGGAGCGCATGAAAAAAACTTCCGACCCTGATGTTCGCGCTGCCATCGAAAAAACACTGGACAAAAAGCTAAATATTATCCGAAAATCTTCGACCGATGCGATGAAACGTCAGGCTGATGAGTTTGAACAGGCCGTCGGCACGTTATTTGACACCTTGCGCAACCTTCCTGCGGAATTTGCAGCTATGCTGCACATTGATAAATAGAGGGCATGTTTATGAATCTGTTTTCGATTCCCGAAAGAACCCCGGAGGAATTTTGCCAGCTGCTGGCGTTATCCGATAGTTGTCGGATAGAGCGCACCGTATCACAGGGGCACCATTCTCCCAAGGACTTTTGGTACGACCAGGCCGAAGATGAGTTGGTCTGCCTGATTTCAGGCAGCGCCCTGCTGAGCTTTGAGCGCTGTCAGGTTTTCCTGACCGCTGGAGATATGCTGTTTATTCCCGCACATTTAAGGCACCGCGTTGAAGCCACCAGTCACGCCCCACCCTGCGTGTGGCTTTGCATATTCGGACGCTTTAATCAACCTACACCACAGGAGAACCGACCATGAAAATTTCTGAAATATGCCGCAAAAAACCGCTGACTTTTTCGCTGGAGATTTTTCCGCCCAAGCGCGACCGTCCTGTCGAAAGCCTTTATGCTACGATGGATCGCCTCTCTTCGCTAAAGCCTGATTACATCAGCGTCACCTACGGTGCCGGCGGTTCTCTGGCTCAGCAGAAGGTCACCTGTGCGCTCGTGTCCCACATACAAAACAACTGTGGCATCACCCCGTTAGCCCATTTAACCTGTATCAATTCCACCCGCAGCCAGGTTGATGCTATGTTGGACGCGCTGGAGAAGGAAAAGATAGAAAATATTCTGGCGCTACGCGGCGACAGAGTGGCCGAAGCCGAACCTTCGCCCCATTTTGCGTACGCAACCGATTTAATCGCGCACATCAGTGCGCGCGGCGGGTTTGATATTGCTGCGGCCTGCTACCCGGAGGGCCACCCCGATAGCGACAACGCTCAGCAAGATATCAAATATCTTAAAGAAAAGGTTGCTCTGGGCGCATCGCACCTTGTTTCGCAGCTTTTCTTTGACAATGAAGACTTTTTGCGCATGGCTGAGCTGTGTGATAAAGAAAATATCAAAGTGCCGATTCAGGCCGGTATTATGCCGGTAGTTAACGTCAAGCAAATTGAGCGCATGGTGTCGCTCTGTGGAGCTAAGCTGCCTCAAAAATTCGCTAAAATCATGGCGCGTTACGGGGACAATCCACAGGCGTTGTTTGACGCGGGGCTATGTTACGCGACCGAACAGATTGTCGATCTGATTGCCAGCGGTGTTTCAGGTGTACATCTTTACACCATGAATAATCCGATCATTGCAGAAACTATCCATAAAAGTATTGCGAACATTCTGGCTTCATCCAATGGGGAGACGCCGTGAGGTTACCTCTTTCCCGCCCGCTGGCCATCGACCAAAGCGAGGCGCTCCGATATTTGAGAAGCCGTGAAGACACATCCCTTTCCGATGACCTGACTGCGGCCGCCGATAAAATTCTGACGCTTGCTGCGCCTGCTGCGGCGGCGGTTGTGCTCCCGCTTTGTTGGCAGGAGGAAGAGCAGCCGGTTTGCGGCGGACTTACCCTACCTGGAGCTGCCATCGCGCGACATTTAAAGGGCTGTAACCGATGTATGCTTTTAGCGGTGACGCTCGGCTTTGCAGTGGATCGCCATATCTCAATCGCAGGACAGACCACCCCCTATCAGGCACTGCTGCTGGACGCCTGTGCCACTACTGCCATTGAAGATTTGGCCGACCATGCCACCGAACGCGGGCGAGAACTGTTACTAGCTGAGCCGAACGCTGCGACCTTCCGCTTTTCGCCGGGCTATGGTGATCTGCCCTTGGTGTTACAACCAAAGTTGCTTGAGTTACTTGATGCGCGCCGTCTGCTTGGCCTTACGGTCGGCAGTTCGCTGCTGCTTTCTCCGATAAAATCCGTCACCGCCATCATTGGAATTTCGGATATTTGCACGATCAGAGACACTTTCACCCCTTCTGTCACAAAACCGGGCTGCTCTGCCTGCAACATGGCGGGGCGCTGCTCTTACAGTAAATCCAAAACGAAAGGCTGATTCCATGAACCGTTTTTTAGAGGCGCTTAATAAACAGATTATCTTCATCGACGGTGCCATGGGTACGATGCTGCAGCGTTCAGGGCTCAATCCGGGTGAAAACCCGTCGCTGCTGTGCATAACCAACCCTAAGGTCATTGAAGATATTCATGCCGCTTACTTCAAGGCGGGCAGCCATATCGTTTACACCAACACTTTTTCGGCCAGTTCACCTAAGCTGGAGGGCACCGGCCACAGTGTTGACGACGTGATTTCAGCGGCCGTAGGTTGCGCCCGACGTGCGGCCGCCCCCTTTGACGGCATGGTTGCGCTGGATATCGGCCCATTAGGCGAACTTCTAGAACCGCTGGGCACTATGCCCTTTGAGCGCGCCGTTGAACTCTTTACCCAACAGATTAGGGCAGGCGTGAAAGCCGGCGTGGATCTGATTGCGATTGAGACGATGATGGATGTCTATGAAGCCAAGGCTGCGCTGCTGGCCGCCAAGGAATGTTGCAACCTGCCCGTGATAGTGACTATGACTTTTGAGGCGGGGGGCAGAACCTTTACCGGCTGTGATATTCCCGCTATGGCTCTGACGTTGGAAGGCCACGGCGCCGACGTTATTGGCGTCAATTGTTCGGTGGGTCCGCTACAATTGGGCGAGATCATCACCGAGTTACGCCGTTGGACACGGCTACCCATCGCTGCAAAGCCGAACGCCGGACTTCCCAATGCGGGCGGCGGCTACGATTTATCCGACGAGCAGTTTGCGGATGGCATGCGCACCCTGATTGCCTGTGGTGCGTCGGTTGTTGGCGGCTGCTGTGGCACCACACCGGAATATATCTTTGCGCTTACCCAAACAGCTAACGTCATGACGCCGATTCCCGCGCCAAAAACCGTTCCCTGTGCTGCATGCTCATCCACGGTTTCGGTTCTGCTGGATGCGCCGATCGTCGTTGGGGAGCGGCTGAATCCAACCGGCAAAAAGCTTCTTAAACAAGCACTGGCCGATTCTGACATGGGCTATATTCTGCGTCAGGCTGTCGCCCAACAGGAGGATGGCGCACAGATGCTCGATGTCAACGTCGGTCTACCTGGTATTGACGAGCCCGCCATGATGGCCAAAGTCGTTAAGGCCATTCAGTCGGTCTGCCCACTGCCGCTGCAGATTGATTCTTCCAATCCCGACGCAATTGAGGCCGGTTTAAGGGTTTATAACGGTCGCGCCGTCGTCAACTCGGTCAACGGAAAGGACGAGGTGTTAGATCGGTTGTTGCCGGTCGTAAAAAAATATGGTGCTGCGGTTGTCGGGCTCACGCTGGATCAAAGCGGCATACCGGAAACGGCCGAGGGGCGCGTGGAGATCGCCAAGAAAATTATCACGCGCTGTGAACACGCGGGCATTCCCCGTGAGCATGTTATTATCGACTGCCTGACTATGACAGTCGGCGCCGACCAGCGCAACGCCCAAATCACGCTCGAGGCAGTACGACAGGTGCATGCGTTGGGTGTCAAAACTGCGCTGGGCGTTTCTAATGTGTCTTTCGGCCTGCCCCGACGAGACCTTGTTAACCGAACGTTTTTCACCCTGGCATTGCAAGCGGGACTTAACCTGTCGATTATCAACCCTGCCGACGCCGGCATGATGGAGGCACTTTCTGTTTTTCGCATGCTGTTTGGCTATGATGCAAACGGTGAAGATTATATCCAACGGTTTGCGCAAACCACCGCACAGCCTGTCGCTGTTCCAGAAAAAAGTGCAAAGGGCGATGTCGCGTCGGCTATCCACGCCGGGTTAGAGCAGCAGGCAAAACAATCGGCGCGCAGTCTGTTGGAATCCACTACGCCCGAATCGCTCATTGCCGATATTCTAATTCCAACGCTTGATGATGTGGGCAAACGTTATGAGAAAAATGAAATCTTTTTGCCCCAGCTTATCCGTTCGGCGGGCGCAGCCAAGGCCGCTTTCGATGTGGTGCGCGAAAGAATCGCGGAATCTAAAAGCGAACAGGCCAACCGCGGCACAATCGTGCTGGCAACGGTTCAGGGCGATATTCATGACATCGGCAAAAATATTGTGCGGGCCGTTCTCGAAAATTACGGGTACCGCATTATAGACCTAGGGCGCGACGTGCCACCCACAACAGTTGTTGAAGCTGTCAAGTCAGCCCAAGCTACGCTTTGCGGCCTTTCCGCTCTGATGACCACCACGTTGCCCGCCATGGAGGAAACCATTAGATTGCTTGGCGCACAGTGCCCTGATTGCCGTGTGGTGGTTGGCGGTGCGGTACTCACCGCAGATTATGCCGCAGCCATAGGTGCGCATTATTATGCGAAGGATGCTTCTGCTACGGTTTCGGCTGCAAAAATTGTTTTTGACACATAATTGTTTGGTACTGCCGCCGCTGCTTTGTATGTTTTTGATTGACTTTTCATTTGTATTGAGATATAATGTTTAGGCGTTGATCAAGTATATCAGGGCATGCTTCATTATATTTTTGGTAAAAATGACATAGCAGCGGCGAATATATTTGCATCAATTTAATACGGAGCGGTATCGAAGTGGTCATAACGGGACTGACTCGAAATCAGTTGACGGGCAACCGTCCGTGGGTTCGAATCCCACCCGCTCCGCCAATAAAAACCCCACGTTTGATTTACGTGGGGTTTTCTTATATTCGTGGTACTCTTGCTGATAGTCGCTAAATGAGATGTTCTCATAAAGAATGGTATATCAAAATAGTAAGCCGAGGCAGTATTATCGTCATAAATGCCCACAATCACTTGAAAATGATTGTGGGCACTTTTATATCTATTTTAAGACAAGGTACATGGTGTTAGACGATTGCCTACTATGGGTGTGCTTTAAACACTTCATCAAGTAGTTCTTTGTATGTTTCCCAGCCTCCCTCATAAAGAAACCCAGACACTTCTACCATGTTTCTATCGTATCCAAGTGCAACGAGGTTATCAACGAGCTCGGTGTTTGGAAAAATAAAATCCATTTGCTCCGGCGTTAAAGAGACGATGGAATCATAATCATATCCAAGGCTTTGCAGGATGTATATATCATTTTCTGCAATACCGGAATCCACAAGCTTGTAAAATTCATCTTCACTCATCGTATCTCCCATAAAGGAGGAACCTGGCGCAAGGATTTTGGTGATTTCCCCGTCGGACAGTTGCAGCATTTCTTCAAAATTAAAGCCCGTGTTGGTCAGCGTATGAATCTGCCATTCCCTGAGTCCGCGCTGTGCCAGACGTTGGTACAGCGCTTCCTGATCTGTGGGGAGATTTCGAAAATACACCCTTTCCTCCTGCGTGGCAAATTCCTGCTCTCCACCGCCGGTTCCTATACTTACAATCTCAAAGTTGCTGTTACCTAAAGCCTTTACACATAGCTCGCGGAACAAGCCCTGAAACATTCCTTTGCCGGAGGCTCCGTCGCCGGGGGCAAAGTATTCCTCGGAAGCGGTTGTAATATCGTAATCCACACGCACCACATATTGATACGCCATATCTGACCAGCGTTGCCCTTCGTTGGGGTCTCCCGCAATCACCGTGACCGCATTGATTGTGTAGTCTGCAATCCGCTCTGTTGGGGAAACATTTTCTCCCATATAAGACTTTAGCCAGATGTTAGCCGCGGTTTCCCCGATGACCTGTGCAGGCTCATCAGGCTTGACAAAAAAGGTAATCTCAGTCTGTTGTTCAAGCCCCGCAGAGGATTGTGCTGCTGGTGTGGATTGTTCAGACGCTGCTGTGAAGCGGACGCTTGAAGCAATCTGCTCCGCTTGCTGCTGTGTCACGACATCACGGATAAATTGGATTCCCATATACACCTTCAGGTTTTTGTCATAGGCAAGGACGCCCGGAACTTCCGTCACTGGTACGTCGGGCATGGCGCCGGGATGCTTTTCAACTTCCGTTTCATTCAGGTAGCTGACCGTAGCAACTGCCGCCTCAAAGGTTTCCGTTGTGTTAACAGGGGTATAGGCGTCCCAAGTATACATGCTGCCAAGGCGAAGCACAGAATAGACGGTTTTATAGTAATCCTCCGCGGGGACTTCTCCTTCATAAGGCTCAAACCCGTTAAAACCAATCTGACCCACGAATAAATCATCATGATACAGGTGCATCTCGATAAGAAAATTGGAACTGAAATAGCCAACACCCTGATCGCTATTCGCATTCGGCTGTCTGACTTCCCAGCCATTTGGGAGAAGAAATTTTGCAGCAAACGGCTCGGTTTTACCGGCGAAGGATTCGTTTTCAGAATGTGCGGGAAATGAAACAGCTACCACAGTGCTACGCCATGCAGGAGGAGACTGCGCCTCAAATGCAATGAAAAACCCTTCAAAATCCTCCAGATAAATGATGTCGTCATCGGGACCGCTCTGAAATATGCGGTTTCCCGCATATTTTTCATCCAGCCCCGCGCCTTGAAAATTGTGTTCCGGCATACTGCTGGCGGTGTGCAGAATGCTGCCCAAAACTCCGATTTCGAAGGTGTTTAAGGGGAGCTCGCTGACGGTTTCACCGCTTTTTTCGTATAGAGTATCATTCACCATAATAATTTCTTTGCTGTGAGGATTTGCCATAAGGCCGACAATCAGAACGCCGCATAGTACGATGGCTTCGACTGCAATCCAGAAAGGCAGCTTTTTATAATTCAGCACATTTTGAATGCGGCTTTTTGTATCCCCCTCGCCAAAGGCCAAAGGAATACCGCCGATCATTCGCCGTCCTGTAGCAAGAGAGAGCAGTGAGGATGAGTATTCTTTCTTCACTTCACTGCCCAGTTTTTTGATAACCGTTTCATCGCAGGACATTTCCATATCCCGACCAGAGAGGAAAAACGCCACCCATGCCAATGGGTTGAACCAATGGATACAGAGCACAAGAAAGCTGACAAGCTTGATAAGATGATCAAACCTGCGGATATGCGTCTGCTCGTGAAGCATAATGTAATGCTTTTCCGTTTCGGAAAGCGACAGAGGAAGATAGATTCTGGGCCAGACCGCTCTCATGACAAAGGGGGTGGCCAAGTTGGCAGAAAGGTAGATATTCTCCGTGTCATGCACAGCTCCTTTGAGCTGTTTTTTCAATTTAAGCAGCATAACTACGCTGTATATCAGCAAAGCCGCTATCCCTATGAGCCAAATCAATGTGAAGATATTTTCAAAAAGAGGTTCTTTCGGCGCAGGAGAAACAGAGGATGGAATCATCCCTCCACCGTTAGTGTCCACATGGCTACGGACTGTTCCCAGCGTAACAAATTGCTCGGGAAAAGGCTGAAACTGCTCTGTAGTTCTCCCTCCTATCGATAGCAGGCTAAAAGCACTTTCAAATGACCATGGGCAGATGAGCCGAAATAAGACTACGCTCCACAGCGCGTAGGAAAAGCTCTTGGGCGCTTTTTTGAGCAAAAGCCTTACCAATATAACAGCAAGTATGACATAGCTGGCGGTATAGCTCATATTTAAGACCTTTAAAAAAACTGTATCCAGCACGGCTACCCCTCCTTATGTGTGTCAATCAAGCGTTGTATTTCCAGAATTTCTTTTTCGCTCAATTTATTTCTGCGGGTGAAAGCGGTAAGAAACTGCGGCAGAGATCCGCCAAACGTTTCCGTTAAAAACTGTTCGCCCTGCATGGCTAAAAAATCTTCATGAGGGATTAACGCCGCAACCGTTCCCTTTTGGTTATCAAATATTCCTCTATCACACAGCCGTTTGAGCATGGTGTACGTCGTGGATTTTTTCCAGCCAAACTCCGTATCGCAGAGCTTTACAAGCTCGCCGGAGGAAATCGGCTCGCGCTGCCAAATCAAATCTGCAAACCGCTGTTCCATTTCTCCGAGTTTATAAGTTGCCATATAGTAAACCTCCTGACAAAAAGTCTAATAGCGTTAGACTAATGTAAGTCTAACGCTATTAGACCAAATTGTCAATACATTTTTACTTTACCTATAAGAGTTTTAACCAATCCTGAGACTCCTGCAAATAATAGTATTTCTTCTTATTCTTTATAATAAGGCCGATTGATATAAAAACAGTTATAAATTCAGCGAGCGGAACTGCAATCCAAACGCCCATTACATGAAAGAGTTTTGGAAGTGTTAACAACGCTAAAGTAATAAAAACGAATGTCCGCGAGGTAGAAATGACTGCTGATGCTTTTCCATTTGATAAGGCTGTAAACATAGCCGAAGCAAAAATATTAAAACCACAAAATAAAAAACTTATAGGAAAAATCAAAAATCCCTGCCTTGCTATTTGATATACTGGTGTACCTTCTGGTGAGAAAATGCTCACTAAAGGAGAGCCCAGTAACATCGCAAAAATAAAGACTGCAATTGATACCATACAAATAAAAGTCACGCAAATTCGAAGTATTTTTTTTAAGCGGTCAAAGTCTTCGCTACCATAATTATAACTAATAATAGGAGCAACCCCCATTGAAAAGCCAATATATAAAGTCGTTAGCATAAACTGTGTATATATAATAATGGTTATTGCGGCAACACCGTTTTCGCCAAGTAACCTCATCATTGTAACGTTAAATAAGAATATGGTTACAGCTGTTGCAACTTGGCTTACCATTTCAGAAAAACCGTTTGAACTGGTTTCCCATAAAACTGCGAAATCAAGCACTGGTTTTTGAAATTTTAGAGTTCCTTTTGTATCCATAAAAAACGCAATTCCGATCACGGTTGGCATCAGGTATCCAATTCCCGTACCAAGGGCCGAACCGGCAATTCCCATTTTTAATGGAACTATAAAAATGTAATCAAGTAATACAT from Oscillospiraceae bacterium MB24-C1 includes the following:
- a CDS encoding BlaI/MecI/CopY family transcriptional regulator → MATYKLGEMEQRFADLIWQREPISSGELVKLCDTEFGWKKSTTYTMLKRLCDRGIFDNQKGTVAALIPHEDFLAMQGEQFLTETFGGSLPQFLTAFTRRNKLSEKEILEIQRLIDTHKEG
- a CDS encoding M56 family metallopeptidase; translation: MSYTASYVILAVILVRLLLKKAPKSFSYALWSVVLFRLICPWSFESAFSLLSIGGRTTEQFQPFPEQFVTLGTVRSHVDTNGGGMIPSSVSPAPKEPLFENIFTLIWLIGIAALLIYSVVMLLKLKKQLKGAVHDTENIYLSANLATPFVMRAVWPRIYLPLSLSETEKHYIMLHEQTHIRRFDHLIKLVSFLVLCIHWFNPLAWVAFFLSGRDMEMSCDETVIKKLGSEVKKEYSSSLLSLATGRRMIGGIPLAFGEGDTKSRIQNVLNYKKLPFWIAVEAIVLCGVLIVGLMANPHSKEIIMVNDTLYEKSGETVSELPLNTFEIGVLGSILHTASSMPEHNFQGAGLDEKYAGNRIFQSGPDDDIIYLEDFEGFFIAFEAQSPPAWRSTVVAVSFPAHSENESFAGKTEPFAAKFLLPNGWEVRQPNANSDQGVGYFSSNFLIEMHLYHDDLFVGQIGFNGFEPYEGEVPAEDYYKTVYSVLRLGSMYTWDAYTPVNTTETFEAAVATVSYLNETEVEKHPGAMPDVPVTEVPGVLAYDKNLKVYMGIQFIRDVVTQQQAEQIASSVRFTAASEQSTPAAQSSAGLEQQTEITFFVKPDEPAQVIGETAANIWLKSYMGENVSPTERIADYTINAVTVIAGDPNEGQRWSDMAYQYVVRVDYDITTASEEYFAPGDGASGKGMFQGLFRELCVKALGNSNFEIVSIGTGGGEQEFATQEERVYFRNLPTDQEALYQRLAQRGLREWQIHTLTNTGFNFEEMLQLSDGEITKILAPGSSFMGDTMSEDEFYKLVDSGIAENDIYILQSLGYDYDSIVSLTPEQMDFIFPNTELVDNLVALGYDRNMVEVSGFLYEGGWETYKELLDEVFKAHP
- a CDS encoding cupin domain-containing protein; translated protein: MNLFSIPERTPEEFCQLLALSDSCRIERTVSQGHHSPKDFWYDQAEDELVCLISGSALLSFERCQVFLTAGDMLFIPAHLRHRVEATSHAPPCVWLCIFGRFNQPTPQENRP
- a CDS encoding homocysteine S-methyltransferase family protein, whose product is MNRFLEALNKQIIFIDGAMGTMLQRSGLNPGENPSLLCITNPKVIEDIHAAYFKAGSHIVYTNTFSASSPKLEGTGHSVDDVISAAVGCARRAAAPFDGMVALDIGPLGELLEPLGTMPFERAVELFTQQIRAGVKAGVDLIAIETMMDVYEAKAALLAAKECCNLPVIVTMTFEAGGRTFTGCDIPAMALTLEGHGADVIGVNCSVGPLQLGEIITELRRWTRLPIAAKPNAGLPNAGGGYDLSDEQFADGMRTLIACGASVVGGCCGTTPEYIFALTQTANVMTPIPAPKTVPCAACSSTVSVLLDAPIVVGERLNPTGKKLLKQALADSDMGYILRQAVAQQEDGAQMLDVNVGLPGIDEPAMMAKVVKAIQSVCPLPLQIDSSNPDAIEAGLRVYNGRAVVNSVNGKDEVLDRLLPVVKKYGAAVVGLTLDQSGIPETAEGRVEIAKKIITRCEHAGIPREHVIIDCLTMTVGADQRNAQITLEAVRQVHALGVKTALGVSNVSFGLPRRDLVNRTFFTLALQAGLNLSIINPADAGMMEALSVFRMLFGYDANGEDYIQRFAQTTAQPVAVPEKSAKGDVASAIHAGLEQQAKQSARSLLESTTPESLIADILIPTLDDVGKRYEKNEIFLPQLIRSAGAAKAAFDVVRERIAESKSEQANRGTIVLATVQGDIHDIGKNIVRAVLENYGYRIIDLGRDVPPTTVVEAVKSAQATLCGLSALMTTTLPAMEETIRLLGAQCPDCRVVVGGAVLTADYAAAIGAHYYAKDASATVSAAKIVFDT
- a CDS encoding MATE family efflux transporter, yielding MVNDTLSENFKNPLAENYNMRSLLRFAFPTIAMMIFMGLYTIGDTIITARFVNTDALSAINIITPVINIIVGLSTMLATGGSAIVARKMGAGDNKRASQDFTLIVLTGASLGLAIAFLGSVFIDKIILGLGASTVLFPYCKDYLFILLLFAPASMMQVLFQNLIVTAGKPGFGMVLAVGAGAINVLLDYIFIVPLKMGIAGSALGTGIGYLMPTVIGIAFFMDTKGTLKFQKPVLDFAVLWETSSNGFSEMVSQVATAVTIFLFNVTMMRLLGENGVAAITIIIYTQFMLTTLYIGFSMGVAPIISYNYGSEDFDRLKKILRICVTFICMVSIAVFIFAMLLGSPLVSIFSPEGTPVYQIARQGFLIFPISFLFCGFNIFASAMFTALSNGKASAVISTSRTFVFITLALLTLPKLFHVMGVWIAVPLAEFITVFISIGLIIKNKKKYYYLQESQDWLKLL
- the metF gene encoding methylenetetrahydrofolate reductase [NAD(P)H] translates to MKISEICRKKPLTFSLEIFPPKRDRPVESLYATMDRLSSLKPDYISVTYGAGGSLAQQKVTCALVSHIQNNCGITPLAHLTCINSTRSQVDAMLDALEKEKIENILALRGDRVAEAEPSPHFAYATDLIAHISARGGFDIAAACYPEGHPDSDNAQQDIKYLKEKVALGASHLVSQLFFDNEDFLRMAELCDKENIKVPIQAGIMPVVNVKQIERMVSLCGAKLPQKFAKIMARYGDNPQALFDAGLCYATEQIVDLIASGVSGVHLYTMNNPIIAETIHKSIANILASSNGETP